In Antennarius striatus isolate MH-2024 chromosome 8, ASM4005453v1, whole genome shotgun sequence, a single window of DNA contains:
- the LOC137600589 gene encoding CD276 antigen homolog: MSQKFLRLAFILALVGHISTEILRATIGVPAMISCLLPHQPESLNWFYWQESGITVYHWDRKHQTEEVNASYKDRIEVFSTEFKSGNISMGLLNVGVGDDKKTFSAAANFIDQERRPHTSYQWCSWTLQVSAPYGDLEMKFNKTEMQATCTTRGGYPLSRMSWKGLNKSNTAELDLKAEMSKEEDPKTKTYTMSSSVRVEGLQSVTCFIYDHHSKEEKNQTFNIPVAGESQDLTLLWIFLVLGPLGVFLIVVYFHCEKTRRKGRTQTGCGGNG; this comes from the exons CTCTTGTGGGACACATCTCTACTGAGATTCTCAGAGCCACCATTGGGGTCCCAGCGATGATCTCCTGTTTGCTGCCACATCAGCCAGAGAGTCTCAACTGGTTTTACTGGCAGGAGTCTGGCATCACTGTGTATCACTGGGACAGAAAACACCAAACAGAAGAAGTGAATGCCAGCTATAAGGACAGAATAGAAGTCTTCAGTACTGAGTTCAAGTCTGGAAACATTTCCATGGGGCTTCTCAATGTTGGAGTTGGAGATGACAAAAAAACCTTCAGTGCTGCTGCTAATTTCATTGATCAGGAGAGAAGACCACATACAAGTTATCAGTGGTGCAGTTGGACGCTGCAGGTTTCAG CTCCCTATGGAGATCTAGAGATGAAATTTAACAAAACAGAGATGCAAGCCACTTGTACGACAAGAGGCGGATATCCACTATCTAGGATGTCATGGAAAGGTCTAAACAAATCCAACACTGCAGAGCTGGACCTGAAGGCTGAGATGTCCAAGGAGGAGGATCCAAAAACTAAAACCTACACAATGAGTAGCTCTGTCAGAGTGGAGGGGTTACAGTCTGTCACCTGCTTCATCTATGACCATCACTCCAAGGAGGAGAAGAACCAAACATTCAACATTCCAG TCGCGGGAGAATCCCAAGATTTGACGTTGCTTTGGATTTTCCTAGTTCTAGGACCTCTAGGAGTTTTCTTAATTGTTGTGTACTTTCATTGTGAGAAAACAAGAC